One segment of Synechococcus sp. HK05 DNA contains the following:
- a CDS encoding phycobilisome linker polypeptide, translating to MKVSAGNRGTSFSNDRQVSLTVTGLANNDYSRTADVVMNVPYTRMNETMRLVQRMGGKITAVNVTGGIDAE from the coding sequence ATGAAGGTTTCTGCAGGCAACCGCGGCACCAGCTTCAGCAACGATCGCCAGGTGTCTTTGACCGTGACCGGTCTGGCCAACAACGACTACTCCCGCACCGCGGATGTGGTGATGAACGTGCCCTATACCCGCATGAACGAGACCATGCGTCTCGTGCAGCGCATGGGCGGCAAAATCACCGCTGTGAACGTGACGGGTGGCATCGACGCCGAGTGA